AGAGAAATATTCAGAAAGGCGGATTTGATTATCTCCAAAGGGCAGGGAAATTTCGAATCCCTTTCATCCGTAAAGGCAAATATCTATTTCCTTTTCAGAGTGAAGTGTGATCTGGTGGAGTATCACACAGGATTTCCTGTCGGAAGCCTGGTCCTGATGAAGACGGCGGAAAATGAATAAGGAATCAATGGCAACGGGGCTTTTTGCGGCCGATATGGATGGTACACTTATTCTCCCCGACAGGGGTTTTCATCAGAGGGATATCGCCGCTCTGGAAGCGCTTGGAGAGATGGGAATACTTCGCGTAGTAGCCACCGGAAGATCCCCATTCTCTTTTTACAGAATGATGGGAAAACGAGTTTTGCCAATAGACTATCTTGCTCTGTCGAGTGGAGCCGCGATACAGGATTATCGCAGCGGGAAATACCTCCGTTCTCTATCTATGACCTGCGAAGATACAGCGTTTGCTGTAGAAATCCTGACTGAACTCGGATATGATTTCTGTCTTCAGAGAGCGATTCCTGAAAATCATGTATTTACATATAAGTATACGTCGGAGTCTAACCCGGATATGGAAAGGCGTATTGCCTATTATCCCGGTCACTGCCGTCCGATAAGATCCGGGGATGAGAATGTTGTTTCAACACAGATTGTTGTAATTGTACCCCCTGACAGAACAGAGAGTGTTCTGGAAGCGGTAACTGAACGTCTTGGAGATTCTTACAACGTTCTCAGAACCACTTCTCCGCTCGACGGGGAATCACTGTGGGTTGAAGTATTTCCCAGGGGCATCTCTAAAAGTGAAGGTGTCGCGTGGATTGCCGGAGAAAACGGATTGACCGGAAAAGATTGCGCTGCCGTGGGAAACGACTATAATGATCACGATCTTCTTGAATGGGTCGGATCGGCTTTTGTGGTTGAGAATTCTCCGGTGCATCTGCGGACCCGTTTTTGCGAAGTTCCCTCCGGCGCGGATGGTGGCGTTGCCGAGGCTGCGAGACTCTGGCTCGTTGACAGGGGCGATCTTTCTGATGAGCAGGAGTGGCCGTGAGAGTATTTGCCATAAGTGATCTGCATCTGTCTTTTTCAACGGATAAACCGATGGATGTATTCGGAGACCA
This is a stretch of genomic DNA from Candidatus Aegiribacteria sp.. It encodes these proteins:
- a CDS encoding Cof-type HAD-IIB family hydrolase; the encoded protein is MNKESMATGLFAADMDGTLILPDRGFHQRDIAALEALGEMGILRVVATGRSPFSFYRMMGKRVLPIDYLALSSGAAIQDYRSGKYLRSLSMTCEDTAFAVEILTELGYDFCLQRAIPENHVFTYKYTSESNPDMERRIAYYPGHCRPIRSGDENVVSTQIVVIVPPDRTESVLEAVTERLGDSYNVLRTTSPLDGESLWVEVFPRGISKSEGVAWIAGENGLTGKDCAAVGNDYNDHDLLEWVGSAFVVENSPVHLRTRFCEVPSGADGGVAEAARLWLVDRGDLSDEQEWP